One genomic segment of Panicum virgatum strain AP13 chromosome 2N, P.virgatum_v5, whole genome shotgun sequence includes these proteins:
- the LOC120659513 gene encoding pyruvate kinase isozyme A, chloroplastic-like, whose amino-acid sequence MAAAAAAAHSLLHPPAARKGPAPSPPSPSPFLRLPAARPRLTHLHRLRSASPAAASDLTAFPTPSGNLAPIDVDAATEAELRENGFRSTRRTKLVCTVGPATSSPEQLEALAVGGMNVARVNMCHGDREWHRGVIRAVRRLNEEKGFAVAVMMDTEGSEIHMGDLGGTSSAKAEDGEVWTFSVRAFDLPLPERTINVNYDGFAEDVRVGDELLVDGGMARFEVIEKLGPDVKCRCTDPGLLLPRANLTFWRDGSIVRERNAMLPTISSKDWLDIDFGIAEGVDFIAVSFVKSAEVIKHLKSYIAARSRGSDISVLAKIESIDSLKNLEEIIRASDGAMVARGDMGAQVPLEQVPSIQQKVVQLCRQLNKPVIVASQLLESMIEYPTPTRAEVADVSEAVRQRADALMLSGESAMGRYPEKALSVLRSVSLRIEKWWREEKCHEALELQGVSSSFSDKISEEICNSAAKMANGLGADAVFVFTKTGHMASLLSRCRPDCPVFAFTTSTSVRRRLNLQWGLIPFRLSFSDDMESNLNRTFSLLKARGMIQSGDLVIALSDMLQSIQVMNVP is encoded by the exons atggccgccgccgccgccgccgcgcactccCTCCTGCACCCACCGGCGGCGCGCAAGGGCCCCGCGCCCTcgcctccctccccttcccccttcctccgcctcccggccgcgcgcccccgcctaacccacctccaccgcctccgctccgcctccccggccgccgcctccgacctCACCGCCTTCCCCACCCCGAGCGGCAACCTCGCGCCCATCGACGTGGACGCCGCCACGGAGGCCGAGCTGCGGGAGAACGGGTTCCGCAGCACGCGCCGCACCAAGCTCGTCTGCACCGTGGGCCCGGCCACCTCGTCCCCGGAGCAGCTCGAGGCGCTCGCCGTCGGCGGGATGAACGTGGCCCGCGTCAACATGTGCCACGGGGACCGGGAGTGGCACCGGGGCGTCATCCGCGCCGTGCGGAGGCTCAACGAGGAGAAGGgcttcgccgtcgccgtcatGATGGACACCGAGGGCAGCGAGATACACATGGGGGACCTCGGTGGCACGTCCTCGGCCAAGGCAGAG GATGGAGAAGTCTGGACATTTAGCGTCAGGGCATTTGATTTACCTCTCCCAGAACGAACTATTAATGTGAACTATGATGGATTTGCTGAAG ATGTGAGAGTTGGTGATGAGCTTCTTGTGGATGGTGGAATGGCTCGATTTGAGGTGATTGAGAAGTTAGGACCAGATGTTAAGTGTCGCTGCACGGATCCTGGCTTATTGTTGCCACGTGCGAATCTTACATTTTGGCGTGATGGCAGTATTGTCCGTGAGAGGAATGCTATGCTTCCTACAATTTCATCAAAG GATTGGCTTGACATAGACTTCGGAATTGCTGAAGGTGTAGATTTCATCGCTGTTTCATTTGTCAAGTCTGCAGAAGTAATTAAACATTTGAAAAGCTACATAGCTGCAAGGAGTCGTGGCAG TGATATATCAGTCCTTGCGAAAATCGAGAGCATTGACTCTTTAAAGAACCTGGAGGAGATCATCCGAGCATCAGATGGTGCCATGGTAGCCAGAGGAGATATGGGGGCACAGGTTCCCTTGGAGCAGGTCCCCTCAATACAACAAAAGGTAGTTCAACTGTGCAGGCAGCTCAACAAGCCAGTCATTGTTGCTTCTCAGCTCCTCGAATCGATGATTGAGTATCCTACACCCACAAGGGCTGAAGTTGCCGATGTTTCTGAAGCTGTCCGCCAGCGTGCAGATGCTCTAATGCTTTCTGGTGAGTCAGCAATGGGGAGATACCCAGAGAAGGCTCTTAGTGTTCTTAGGAGTGTTAGCCTCAGGATTGAGAAGTGGTGGCGAGAGGAGAAGTGCCACGAGGCACTGGAACTTCAAGGAGTTTCATCTTCCTTCTCTGACAAGATATCAGAAGAAATCTGCAATTCAGCAGCTAAAATGG CTAACGGCTTGGGAGCAGACGCCGTTTTTGTTTTCACGAAGACTGGCCACATGGCCTCCCTGCTCTCACGATGCCGTCCTGATTGTCCTGTTTTCGCCTTCACAACCTCAACGTCCGTCAGGAGACGGCTGAACCTCCAGTGGGGGCTCATCCCCTTCCGCCTCAGCTTCTCCGACGACATGGAGAGCAACCTGAACCGCACCTTCTCCCTGCTCAAGGCCAGGGGCATGATCCAGTCGGGTGACCTGGTGATCGCTCTCTCCGACATGCTGCAGTCCATCCAGGTGATGAACGTACCCTGA
- the LOC120659516 gene encoding putative disease resistance protein RGA3 yields MAEVLATMVVGSLVSMVKDKASSYLLDQYKVMEGMEKEHEVLKRKLLNILDVITDAEEQAAAKREGAKAWLEKVRKVTHQANDVLDEFKYEALRRKAKEEGRYKDLGMDVIKLFPTHNRIVFRYKMANKLRMILQEIDDLIKEMNDFRFRFKLGPLEPINYLRQNNPDIIDPVNIAKESRAQEKKDVVDRLLGQASSPDLTVLPIVGMGGLSKTTLAQLIYNDPEIRKHFQLRLWVCVSDNFEVDSLADRIVKENGCEASGSSALDKLHNVVKGKRYLLVLDDV; encoded by the coding sequence ATGGCTGAGGTACTGGCCACCATGGTGGTTGGGTCACTGGTGTCCATGGTGAAGGACAAGGCCTCCAGCTACCTCCTGGACCAGTACAAGGTGATGGAGGGCATGGAGAAGGAGCACGAGGTCCTCAAGCGCAAGTTGCTGAACATCTTGGACGTCATTACCGAtgccgaggagcaggcagcaGCCAAGAGAGAAGGGGCGAAAGCTTGGCTGGAGAAGGTCCGGAAGGTGACCCACCAGGCGAATGATGTCCTCGATGAGTTCAAGTACGAGGCACTGCGCCGCAAAGCCAAGGAGGAGGGCCGCTACAAGGACCTCGGCATGGATGTAATAAAGCTCTTCCCTACTCACAACCGTATTGTTTTTCGTTACAAGATGGCAAACAAGCTCCGTATGATCCTGCAAGAAATTGATGACCTCATCAAAGAGATGAATGACTTTAGGTTCAGGTTCAAACTAGGGCCATTAGAGCCCATAAATTACTTGAGGCAGAATAATCCTGATATCATCGACCCTGTGAACATTGCTAAAGAATCAAGAGCCCAAGAGAAGAAGGATGTTGTTGATAGATTACTTGGTCAAGCTAGTAGCCCGGATCTCACGGTCCTTCCAATCGTTGGAATGGGGGGATTGAGCAAGACCACCTTGGCACAGCTCATTTACAATGACCCTGAAATCAGGAAGCATTTCCAGTTGCGGCTTTGGGTGTGTGTCTCTGATAACTTTGAGGTGGATTCCCTGGCTGATAGAATAGTGAAAGAGAATGGTTGTGAAGCAAGTGGAAGTTCAGCATTGGACAAGCTTCACAATGTAGTGAAGGGTAAGAGGTACCTCCTCGTATTGGATGATGTCTAG
- the LOC120662307 gene encoding putative disease resistance protein RGA4: protein MGTTEANNLKSLDKIYIKEIIETKAFGSKQVEQRPRELVEMVGDIVKRCSGSPLAATALGSVLRTKTSKQEWEGILNRSMICDEENGILPVLKLSYNCLPSYMRQCFAFCAMFPQDYEIDVQSLIHLWMANGFIPEQPGVCHETIGEKIFNELKSRSFFQDLKSVPFDKRISTSARSTNMYCSRITCKIHDLMHDVAESAMGKECAAITTRPSQSEGALHSTRHLYLSVNRPENHLNASPEKGSPAFQTLICDGYVKEDMKILSKYNSIRALKIDRGSFLRPKYLHHLRYLDLSGSDIEALPEDISILYHLQTLNLSDCRVLERLPKELKYLTSLRHLYTHKCPKLKSMPAELGHLSCLQTLTCFVVGTDTSCSNVRELQNLDLGGRLELRQLENVARADVVEAAGLGNKKKLTELELVWTDNDQQAQNNNHKEVVLGLKPHDGLKALRIYSCGSSTFPSWMNMLNGMVEFTLSSCKKLEKLPALWQLPVLEILHLEGLPSLHCLCSGGTTPITFQKLKVLTLFAMEKFEAWWDTDVVQGEEPIFPKVEELQIRWCGGLTASPKAALVIMESSGRVDTKCRSAFPELRKMMLNDLNMFDRWEAVEGNLGEGVTFPRLEELYISHCASLSALPKRVVIG, encoded by the coding sequence ATGGGTACAACAGAAGCCAACAATCTCAAGAGCTTGGATAAAATCTACATAAAGGAAATTATTGAGACAAAAGCATTCGGTTCAAAACAAGTAGAGCAAAGGCCTCGTGAACTAGTTGAAATGGTTGGTGACATAGTGAAGAGATGTTCTGGCTCTCCTTTGGCTGCCACAGCTTTGGGCTCTGTACTACGTACCAAGACCAGCAAGCAAGAATGGGAAGGTATACTAAATAGAAGCATGATTTGTGATGAGGAAAATGGAATTTTACCAGTACTTAAACTCAGTTACAATTGCTTGCCGTCATATATGCGGCAATGCTTTGCTTTTTGTGCTATGTTTCCACAGGATTATGAGATTGATGTGCAAAGTCTAATCCACCTATGGATGGCCAATGGTTTTATCCCAGAGCAACCAGGAGTGTGTCATGAAACCATTGGAGAAAAAATTTTCAATGAGCTGAAGTCGAGGTCGTTTTTTCAGGATTTGAAAAGCGTCCCATTTGACAAAAGAATTTCTACTTCTGCAAGGAGTACGAACATGTATTGTTCTAGAATTACTTGTAAGATCCACGACCTTATGCATGATGTTGCAGAATCTGCTATGGGAAAAGAATGTGCTGCAATAACTACACGCCCGAGCCAAAGTGAGGGTGCTCTTCATTCAACTCGTCATTTGTATTTATCAGTCAATCGACCAGAAAATCATCTGAATGCTTCCCCAGAGAAAGGATCTCCAGCTTTCCAAACATTGATATGTGATGGATATGTAAAAGAAGATATGAAGATCTTATCAAAATACAACTCTATTAGAGCATTAAAGATCGATCGGGGCTCATTCCTAAGGCCGAAATATCTTCATCACCTGAGGTATCTTGATCTCTCAGGAAGTGATATTGAAGCACTTCCTGAAGACATCAGCATCCTGTATCATCTGCAAACACTCAACCTTTCTGATTGCCGTGTTCTTGAGCGACTTCCAAAGGAACTGAAGTATTTGACTTCCCTCCGTCACCTCTACACTCACAAATGTCCAAAGTTGAAAAGCATGCCCGCAGAGCTCGGACACCTCTCTTGCCTGCAGACACTCACATGCTTTGTTGTAGGTACTGACACCAGTTGCAGTAATGTGAGAGAGCTGCAGAATTTGGACCTTGGTGGTAGACTAGAGCTAAGACAGCTCGAAAATGTCGCAAGAGCAGATGTTGTAGAAGCAGCAGGTCTTGGAAATAAGAAAAAACTGACCGAACTGGAGTTAGTATGGACTGATAATGACCAGCAGGCACAGAATAATAATCATAAAGAGGTGGTGCTAGGTCTCAAACCTCATGATGGGCTGAAGGCCCTAAGGATATATTCATGTGGGAGTAGTACTTTTCCATCATGGATGAATATGTTAAATGGCATGGTGGAGTTtacattatctagttgcaaaaAGCTCGAGAAGCTTCCTGCACTCTGGCAGTTACCAGTTCTGGAAATTCTTCACCTGGAAGGATTGCCGAGTTTACATTGTTTGTGCAGCGGTGGTACTACACCCATCACATTTCAGAAACTGAAGGTGCTAACCTTGTTTGCGATGGAAAAATTTGAGGCATGGTGGGACACAGATGTGGTGCAAGGAGAAGAGCCGATATTTCCCAAGGTTGAGGAGCTGCAGATCCGTTGGTGTGGAGGTTTGACTGCATCACCAAAAGCAGCGCTAGTGATTATGGAATCATCTGGCAGAGTTGACACTAAGTGCCGCTCCGCATTTCCAGAACTGAGAAAAATGATGTTAAATGATTTGAATATGTTTGACAGGTGGGAGGCAGTCGAAGGAAATCTAGGAGAAGGGGTAACATTTCCTCGGCTCGAGGAACTGTACATCAGCCATTGTGCAAGCCTCAGTGCACTACCAAAAAGGGTCGTTATTGGTTAA